From Dreissena polymorpha isolate Duluth1 chromosome 15, UMN_Dpol_1.0, whole genome shotgun sequence, a single genomic window includes:
- the LOC127859404 gene encoding uncharacterized protein LOC127859404 isoform X1: MADLVENRSASWQPRELEELLEGVQQNYEVLWGKLSGTLSKKDKDRAWSDIVQSINSVGGNERNVEDSMKKWCDWKFQVSLFPFKQAPKALPASLPATATGRQIVIVIRK; the protein is encoded by the exons atggcAGATCTCGTAGAGAATAGGAGCGCCTCTTGGCAGCCAAGAGAACTCGAGGAACTGCTCGAGGGCGTCCAACAAAATTATGAAGTGTTGTGGGGCAAATTGTCCGGCACATTATCAAAGAAAGACAAAGACCGTGCATGGTCGGACATCGTCCAATC AATAAATTCCGTAGGGGGGAACGAGAGGAACGTAGAAGATTCAATGAAAAAGTGGTGTGATTGGAAG TTCCAAGTGAGCCTGTTCCCATTCAAACAAGCTCCAAAAGCACTGCCAGCATCCCTGCCAGCAACAGCAACAGGAAGACAA ATTGTGATTGTCATCAGGAAATGA
- the LOC127859404 gene encoding uncharacterized protein LOC127859404 isoform X2, translating to MADLVENRSASWQPRELEELLEGVQQNYEVLWGKLSGTLSKKDKDRAWSDIVQSINSVGGNERNVEDSMKKWCDWKFQVSLFPFKQAPKALPASLPATATGRQV from the exons atggcAGATCTCGTAGAGAATAGGAGCGCCTCTTGGCAGCCAAGAGAACTCGAGGAACTGCTCGAGGGCGTCCAACAAAATTATGAAGTGTTGTGGGGCAAATTGTCCGGCACATTATCAAAGAAAGACAAAGACCGTGCATGGTCGGACATCGTCCAATC AATAAATTCCGTAGGGGGGAACGAGAGGAACGTAGAAGATTCAATGAAAAAGTGGTGTGATTGGAAG TTCCAAGTGAGCCTGTTCCCATTCAAACAAGCTCCAAAAGCACTGCCAGCATCCCTGCCAGCAACAGCAACAGGAAGACAAGTATGA
- the LOC127859398 gene encoding putative nuclease HARBI1, which yields MADVLFFFMENNARRTEREFRPRLEIGGVRDIDFVNRYRVNRTTAQELVELLGQDLARSERGGKTISPETKILVSLRFLAKGAFYSELADTHGISRSSVSRTVHNFVESVNNNLDNIRFPIDREDVVKEKRAFYNKCRLPNLVGAVDGTLIPITTPTVDEEVYVCRKGYHAINCQAIVNTSLKFISVVAKWPGSTHDGAVFENSRIKVK from the exons atggccgacgtgttgtttttttttatggaaaataacGCGAGAAGGACAGAGCGGGAGTTCCGGCCCCGTCTGGAGATAGGCGGGGTTCGCGATATCGACTTTGTGAATCGGTATCGGGTAAACAGAACCACCGCACAGGAGCTAGTGGAGCTTCTGGGGCAGGATCTTGCCAGATCCGAACGTGGCGGAAAAACAATTTCGCCAGAGACCAAG ATCCTCGTCAGCCTAAGATTTCTTGCGAAAGGGGCATTCTATTCGGAACTAGCCGACACCCATGGCATCAGTCGCTCGAGCGTGTCCAGAACTGTGCATAACTTTGTTGAGTCTGTCAACAACAACCTGGACAATATTAG GTTTCCAATCGACAGAGAAGATGTTGTAAAAGAGAAGAGGGCATTTTACAACAAATGTAGACTTCCGAATCTTGTTGGAGCAGTGGATGGGACCTTAATCCCAATCACTACTCCAACTGTAGATGAGGAAGTCTACGTTTGTCGAAAAGGTTACCACGCCATCAACTGCCAGGCGATTGTAAACACAAGCTTGAA GTTCATTAGTGTTGTGGCGAAATGGCCGGGCTCTACCCATGATGGAGCGGTATTTGAAAATTCAAGAAttaaggtaaaataa